The window AAGATGCTCAAACCTACTACCTAAACCCCGGCACTCTCATGTTTGCGATATTGTTCCCGCTCTTTATGTTCCTGTCATTCGCTGTAGGGAAGAATGCACCGATAGACACACTGATTCCGGGATTAATATCTATCACAATACTGTTCAGTTCGTCCTCAATCGGACCAATGGCTATTCCAAGTGAAAGGAGATCGAAGACATTTGAAAGACTAATGTCTGCACCAATATCCTACAATTCGGTATTGTTTGGCAAGACACTAGGAGGTTTCTTCTTCAGCATTATGGTAGGAGTTACTCCGTTGGTCATAGGTCTTGTATGGTTCGGGGTTCAAATCATCAGCATCGTATTTCTGATAGCTGGCCTGATACTTGCGTCGTTTTGTTTTGCAATGATAGGAATTATGTTTGGTTCAATTCCTACAGAGAATCCTGGTGATGTCATGATGCTCCTTAACTTTGTTCGTCTGCCTATGATATTCGTTAGTGGATTATTCATACCCATAGAAAGTCTGCCGGAATGGGGGCAAATGATTGCAG of the Candidatus Thorarchaeota archaeon genome contains:
- a CDS encoding ABC transporter permease — its product is MIRDLRASWAIMKKDAQTYYLNPGTLMFAILFPLFMFLSFAVGKNAPIDTLIPGLISITILFSSSSIGPMAIPSERRSKTFERLMSAPISYNSVLFGKTLGGFFFSIMVGVTPLVIGLVWFGVQIISIVFLIAGLILASFCFAMIGIMFGSIPTENPGDVMMLLNFVRLPMIFVSGLFIPIESLPEWGQMIAVFSPLSYANDLLRYALQGVTLYGPLVDSLVLVFFIGFFFWLSIKIKSKWSEESDMKGKGMKKKMMKKKMMK